Proteins from a genomic interval of Oncorhynchus mykiss isolate Arlee chromosome 21, USDA_OmykA_1.1, whole genome shotgun sequence:
- the LOC110500687 gene encoding protein ALP1-like isoform X5, whose product MSYKWKLLKVVTMEKDGMKVLRIKKEINDDTEHDTPSPVTDEQLCPKEDMVFYKEWSQSLWRDDRTEEETPGSSMTQHQNGGLLQCSKLNPSTPILKVFCDPERDTYPDYRLKRESLNYLFSLALTGQDRQTATFKILVFIYWLAHGTSYKTVSETFGIPLSNATSIVRDVADKLVKLSLKIVNKPSSGELALTVQGFGRLARHPVFEKAVGAIGGCHVRVKIPGVPQPQQRPGDQPLPEKALPTINFQGVCDHTGSFIDVFAGLPGSMTDVRILRHSPLYKCALYPPPGCFLLGDGGYPCLQTPVCIITPYSKSDQNPVHVQFNQHHAMALSSIERTFGIMKKRWHMIFLQPLELHPSFIPKVLAVCTVLHNICLRSGDLLEPVKIEDGSKVTEALKEWLASNETSGEVLRDSLAQQISTMKCMATVKDERGTSAPANMTAVQKEHAYNIVVMEH is encoded by the exons ATGAGCAGCTGTGTCCCAAAGAGGACATGGTGTTTTATAAGGAGTGGAGCCAAAGCCTGTGGCGAGACGACAGAACAGAGGAAGAAACTCCAGGATCATCAATGACCCAGCATCAG AACGGAGGGCTACTTCAGTGCAGTAAGCTGAATCCCTCCACTCCCATCCTCAAAGTCTTCTGTGATCCTGAACGAGACACGTATCCCGACTACCGATTGAAGAGGGAATCTCTGAATTATCTGTTCTCCTTGGCCCTGACTGGTCAAGACAGACAGACGGCAACATTCAAGATCCTCGTCTTTATTTACTGGTTGGCCCACGGGACCTCCTATAAAACTGTCTCGGAGACTTTCGGAATCCCTCTGTCCAATGCTACCAGCATCGTCCGCGACGTTGCGGACAAACTGGTCAAGCTCTCTCTGAAGATTGTAAACAAGCCCTCTTCAGGCGAGCTGGCTCTCACGGTGCAAGGGTTCGGCAGACTGGCCCGTCACCCGGTGTTTGAGAAGGCTGTGGGGGCCATAGGTGGGTGCCACGTCAGGGTCAAGATCCCCGGTGTACCGCAACCCCAACAGCGTCCAGGTGACCAGCCCCTCCCTGAGAAGGCCCTCCCCACCATCAACTTCCAAGGGGTCTGCGACCACACGGGCAGCTTCATCGACGTCTTTGCGGGGCTGCCTGGGTCTATGACCGACGTGAGGATCCTGAGGCACAGTCCCCTTTACAAATGTGCCCTCTACCCTCCACCTGGATGCTTCCTCCTAGGCGACGGCGGGTACCCTTGCCTACAGACGCCTGTGTGCATCATCACACCCTATTCAAAGTCTGACCAGAACCCGGTGCACGTCCAGTTCAACCAGCACCACGCCATGGCTCTCTCCTCCATCGAGAGGACCTTCGGCATCATGAAGAAGCGCTGGCACATGATCTTCCTGCAGCCTCTTGAGCTCCACCCAAGCTTCATCCCCAAAGTGCTGGCGGTGTGCACCGTGCTGCATAACATCTGCCTCAGGTCGGGAGACTTGCTGGAGCCAGTGAAGATTGAGGATGGAAGCAAGGTGACAGAGGCTCTGAAGGAGTGGCTAGCGTCCAATGAGACCAGCGGAGAGGTGTTGAGGGACAGTTTGGCTCAACAGATCTCTACAATGAAATGCATGGCCACTGTGAAAGATGAGCGAGGTACATCTGCACCAGCAAACATGACAGCAGTGCAAAAAGAACACGCTTACAACATAGTGGTGATGGAACATTGA